In Mucilaginibacter celer, one DNA window encodes the following:
- a CDS encoding TetR/AcrR family transcriptional regulator — MTKQRGQIVTDKILDTAERLFYGQGYNATGINQVIEEADIAKASLYKHFESKADLMLGYMQRYHQQWLSRIETCINQIADPKEKILAIFDHHAERQKYRDFGGCPFIKANNEAGSTDPRIQAEIQQAKQQFKDILKQLVNQTNHKHILSDAELAELIYLLIEGGVAAGSVFKQATDLQNAKQIIQQFI; from the coding sequence ATGACAAAGCAAAGAGGCCAGATTGTAACCGACAAGATATTAGATACCGCCGAACGCCTGTTTTACGGGCAGGGCTATAATGCCACCGGTATAAACCAGGTAATTGAAGAGGCCGATATCGCCAAAGCCTCGTTATACAAACACTTCGAATCAAAAGCCGACCTGATGCTGGGCTACATGCAGCGCTATCATCAGCAATGGCTTAGCCGGATAGAAACCTGCATCAACCAGATTGCCGATCCCAAAGAAAAAATACTGGCTATTTTTGATCATCACGCCGAAAGGCAGAAATACCGCGACTTTGGCGGCTGCCCATTTATTAAAGCCAACAACGAAGCCGGCAGCACTGACCCGCGCATACAGGCCGAAATACAACAGGCTAAGCAACAATTTAAGGATATTTTAAAACAGTTGGTAAACCAAACCAATCACAAACATATACTGAGCGATGCCGAACTCGCCGAGCTCATTTACCTGCTTATAGAGGGCGGTGTTGCCGCCGGATCTGTATTTAAGCAGGCTACCGACCTTCAAAACGCAAAACAAATCATTCAACAATTTATCTGA
- a CDS encoding MFS transporter: MTQNKNSIVVIASLAVFVEALDIAIINLTIPAIQQQFFVSNDKVQWLQTLYVLLYGGFLIIGGKLSDVKGPRVTFIAGAILFLLTSLSAGLSDTFLMLAISRAVQGLAAALIMPSALSIVTHTFVEERERSKAIGIFSSFAAVGSGSGLSIGGIISTYLGWHWVFLINVPILALVITLGWFYLADDSPKEKQPAPDLLSGLLLVAGLLMLSFGVHQLGDIRQQYPLIVVCATGVTVCMRILYLRLMRGSNPLIDLSVFKAPTTVIANGVFILLGAFFTGYLFIISLLLQKDLHFTSAKAGLLLVPFSILSAVVAKFMLPGIMKRLTTEQTGVLGMACMLTGGLALICAVFAGYSLPLMLLSAAFISGLGMTICFTSLSVLAVKNIPKQHYGLASSIGTTTYFLGAGVGLSILTLFMNKQAAEASVNILSLIVLSVYALVALLWLLIHNGKNNVGAKQASFKTSQSLPDVF; the protein is encoded by the coding sequence ATGACACAAAATAAGAACAGCATCGTGGTTATCGCCTCGCTGGCGGTATTTGTCGAAGCCCTTGATATAGCTATTATCAACCTCACCATACCTGCAATTCAACAGCAGTTTTTTGTAAGTAATGATAAGGTGCAATGGCTGCAAACTTTGTATGTTTTGCTGTATGGTGGTTTCCTGATCATTGGCGGAAAGCTATCGGATGTAAAGGGGCCGAGAGTTACATTTATTGCCGGGGCTATACTGTTTTTGCTTACGTCCTTAAGTGCAGGTCTGTCGGATACATTTTTGATGCTCGCCATTTCGAGGGCGGTGCAGGGTTTGGCGGCCGCTTTAATTATGCCCTCGGCACTTTCCATCGTTACGCATACGTTTGTAGAAGAACGGGAGCGGAGCAAAGCCATAGGCATCTTCAGCTCATTTGCTGCGGTGGGTTCGGGCAGCGGGCTTTCAATAGGAGGGATTATCAGTACTTACCTGGGCTGGCACTGGGTTTTCCTGATCAATGTACCCATACTGGCGCTCGTAATTACATTAGGCTGGTTTTACCTGGCCGATGACTCGCCCAAAGAAAAACAGCCCGCACCCGATCTGCTTTCGGGGCTTTTGCTGGTGGCCGGTTTGCTAATGCTAAGCTTCGGTGTGCACCAACTGGGCGACATCAGGCAGCAATACCCCTTAATAGTAGTTTGTGCGACCGGTGTCACCGTATGCATGCGGATCCTTTACCTTAGGTTAATGCGCGGCAGTAATCCGCTTATTGACCTGTCGGTTTTCAAAGCGCCAACTACCGTTATAGCCAATGGTGTATTTATATTGTTGGGCGCATTTTTTACAGGCTACCTGTTTATTATCTCGTTATTGCTGCAAAAAGATCTGCATTTTACATCGGCCAAAGCCGGGCTTTTGCTGGTACCCTTCAGTATCCTGTCTGCGGTTGTCGCCAAATTTATGCTGCCCGGCATTATGAAACGCCTTACTACCGAACAAACCGGCGTATTAGGAATGGCCTGCATGCTAACCGGCGGACTGGCTTTAATCTGCGCTGTTTTTGCCGGTTATTCGCTGCCGCTGATGCTTTTATCGGCAGCATTTATATCCGGCCTGGGGATGACCATCTGTTTTACCAGCCTATCTGTACTGGCGGTTAAAAATATCCCTAAACAGCATTATGGCCTGGCATCAAGCATAGGTACCACCACCTATTTTTTGGGAGCAGGTGTTGGCCTGTCTATCCTTACATTATTTATGAACAAACAGGCTGCCGAAGCTTCGGTAAACATCCTGTCGCTTATTGTTTTGAGCGTTTATGCACTTGTGGCTTTGTTGTGGCTGCTCATACACAATGGAAAAAATAATGTGGGTGCAAAACAGGCATCATTTAAAACCTCACAAAGCCTGCCTGATGTTTTCTAA
- a CDS encoding ankyrin repeat domain-containing protein: MAKKKTTLPKDFEELLSTATFQELKDIFNKCDVDARGGYGKQTALAYNSCSHELAKWLVEQGADLHAADTWGNTPLHNRSRSRLGNIESLLLLGADVNYRDNQNNMPIHAAADAHQIESTRLLLAYGSKTDALNSNDNTPLEQALLTCRNIDIKATTEISKLHLKAGVGITTKMKKLVAEIGKQFEFHRANFNKENIAEFDLALDELYKIFGVEPVGKRVLHDGKSQIEIKGKTWQEQHQELWELLVPSNGPAETIQGEIIRVTGRIANELEGNGGINWDADYKKMTDKFIELIKQGKQLPDGELLEAEEIIIQIKQKNGDTARLCELGVKWVIDNPVPVKLSPVDYKR; encoded by the coding sequence ATGGCGAAGAAAAAAACAACTCTACCAAAAGATTTTGAAGAACTGTTAAGCACAGCTACGTTTCAGGAGCTTAAAGATATTTTCAATAAATGTGATGTTGATGCACGCGGCGGCTATGGCAAACAAACCGCATTAGCATATAACAGTTGCTCTCACGAGTTAGCAAAATGGCTGGTTGAACAGGGCGCAGATTTACACGCCGCAGATACATGGGGAAATACACCGCTGCATAATCGGTCGCGCAGCCGGTTAGGTAATATAGAAAGCTTATTATTATTGGGAGCAGATGTGAATTACAGAGATAATCAAAACAATATGCCTATCCATGCTGCAGCCGATGCTCATCAAATTGAAAGTACAAGGCTCCTGTTGGCATATGGCAGCAAAACTGATGCATTAAATTCCAACGATAATACACCTTTGGAACAAGCGCTTTTAACGTGCCGCAACATAGATATCAAAGCTACCACTGAAATTTCCAAATTGCATTTGAAAGCTGGCGTTGGAATTACCACAAAGATGAAGAAACTTGTTGCCGAAATTGGTAAACAATTTGAGTTTCATCGAGCAAACTTTAACAAAGAAAACATTGCCGAGTTTGATCTTGCGCTTGATGAACTATATAAAATATTTGGCGTTGAACCTGTAGGTAAACGTGTTTTACACGACGGTAAATCTCAAATTGAAATAAAAGGAAAAACCTGGCAAGAACAGCATCAGGAACTTTGGGAGCTGCTGGTACCCTCAAACGGCCCGGCAGAAACGATTCAAGGAGAAATAATTCGCGTTACCGGCCGAATTGCTAATGAGTTGGAAGGAAATGGGGGAATCAACTGGGATGCAGACTATAAAAAAATGACAGATAAATTTATTGAGCTTATCAAACAGGGAAAACAACTTCCTGATGGTGAACTTTTGGAAGCGGAAGAAATTATCATTCAAATAAAACAAAAAAATGGTGATACCGCACGCTTGTGTGAACTTGGCGTTAAGTGGGTCATTGATAATCCTGTTCCGGTGAAACTGTCACCAGTTGATTACAAAAGATAA
- a CDS encoding RNA polymerase sigma factor → MENPFQLNYTDHVDTDLVKLAVSGDKKALQNLIIRHQVFIYNLALKMTKSVEDAEDLTQEVFIKAITALTKFEGKSKFRTWLYRITVNHFLNTKNSKAKLQTQDFETYFDSIDKIPNHTLTTNEENDLADSIEEIRINCTAGMLLCLDREQRMIYILGEMFEIDHNLGSEILGISAGNFRIRLMRARQDLYNWMNERCGLVNKANPCRCAKKTRANIAAGFVDPDNLVFNTRYKKKIYEVSEHNALSISNTIEDLNKDIFQQHPLQEPVTSQKIVEQIFNNDFIKLILNT, encoded by the coding sequence ATGGAAAATCCTTTTCAACTCAATTATACCGACCACGTAGATACCGATCTGGTTAAATTGGCTGTAAGTGGCGATAAAAAAGCGTTGCAAAATTTGATCATCAGGCATCAGGTATTTATATACAACCTTGCCTTAAAAATGACGAAGAGTGTTGAAGATGCAGAAGATTTAACACAGGAGGTATTTATTAAAGCCATTACGGCTTTAACGAAATTTGAAGGCAAAAGTAAATTCAGAACCTGGTTGTACCGAATTACGGTAAATCATTTTCTAAACACAAAAAATAGTAAGGCTAAATTACAAACACAAGATTTCGAAACCTACTTTGATTCAATTGATAAAATCCCTAATCATACCTTAACAACGAATGAGGAAAATGATCTTGCAGACTCGATAGAGGAAATCAGGATTAATTGCACAGCAGGCATGCTGCTCTGCCTTGACCGGGAACAAAGAATGATCTATATCCTGGGAGAAATGTTTGAAATTGACCACAATTTAGGCTCTGAAATTTTGGGGATCTCTGCGGGTAATTTTAGGATACGCTTGATGAGAGCAAGGCAAGACTTATATAATTGGATGAACGAAAGATGTGGATTAGTGAACAAGGCTAACCCATGCAGGTGTGCAAAAAAGACCAGGGCAAACATAGCAGCTGGCTTTGTTGACCCCGACAATTTGGTATTCAATACTCGTTATAAGAAAAAAATTTACGAAGTATCAGAACACAACGCCCTGTCAATTTCAAATACAATTGAAGACTTGAACAAAGATATTTTTCAGCAACATCCGCTACAAGAGCCGGTTACCTCTCAGAAAATAGTTGAACAGATTTTCAATAACGATTTTATAAAATTAATTTTAAACACCTAA
- a CDS encoding SDR family oxidoreductase, whose translation MEKLTNKVAVITGGGSGIGLATAKEFIANGAKVVIFGRNQQALDEATRELGAMSYGIQGDVTNLTDLEKLYSETKSKFGGIDVVFVNVGQGKLAPIAETSETFFDEMVSVNLKGAYFSLQKAIAHLNPNASVIITTSWLNEIGFGGSSLLSASKAALRSVVRVASAELAPRGIRVNAVSPGPIGTPFWGKIGLPDKILQGAAEVITNQTALKRFGQPEEVAKAVLFLASTDASYITGHEIAVDGGINQI comes from the coding sequence ATGGAAAAATTAACAAACAAAGTTGCTGTAATAACAGGCGGTGGCAGTGGAATTGGTTTAGCAACAGCTAAAGAATTTATTGCAAATGGTGCAAAGGTTGTCATATTCGGGCGAAATCAACAGGCGCTTGATGAAGCAACAAGAGAGCTGGGTGCTATGAGTTATGGAATTCAGGGCGATGTGACTAACCTAACCGATCTGGAAAAATTATATTCCGAAACAAAATCAAAATTCGGTGGGATTGATGTTGTTTTCGTAAATGTAGGACAAGGAAAATTGGCACCAATCGCTGAAACATCAGAAACCTTTTTTGACGAAATGGTTAGCGTAAACCTGAAAGGGGCGTATTTTTCTCTGCAAAAGGCTATTGCACACTTGAACCCAAATGCTTCGGTAATCATTACCACCTCCTGGTTAAATGAAATTGGCTTTGGCGGAAGTAGTTTATTAAGCGCCAGCAAGGCCGCGCTTCGTTCAGTTGTACGTGTTGCAAGCGCCGAACTTGCACCGCGGGGAATCAGGGTAAATGCGGTAAGTCCCGGCCCTATAGGTACGCCTTTTTGGGGTAAAATTGGATTGCCGGATAAGATCCTGCAAGGTGCTGCCGAGGTAATAACCAACCAAACAGCGCTAAAAAGATTTGGACAGCCGGAGGAAGTGGCAAAAGCGGTATTATTCCTTGCCTCAACCGACGCATCGTATATTACCGGACACGAAATAGCCGTAGATGGCGGTATCAATCAAATTTAA
- a CDS encoding DinB family protein yields MENATFINNQTEARSALKAEFEHTASSLLTTLAGFKPEQINTEITANSWTAGQVAEHLFKSAVGIPPLFAGNTEPAQRDPAEKKQTLRDIFLDFNARYKAAPNIVPSNGPHKKAEVIAALEAVIPQIKEIINTQDLFALCTDVDVPMLGKMTRLEWLYLVCYHTQRHIHQLENIRQAL; encoded by the coding sequence ATGGAAAACGCCACATTTATAAACAATCAAACCGAAGCCCGTTCTGCTTTAAAAGCTGAATTTGAACATACGGCATCGTCGCTCTTAACCACTTTGGCTGGTTTTAAACCGGAACAAATTAATACCGAAATAACAGCAAACAGCTGGACAGCCGGACAGGTTGCCGAACACTTGTTTAAATCTGCGGTTGGCATCCCACCCCTGTTTGCCGGAAATACCGAACCTGCGCAGCGCGATCCTGCCGAAAAGAAACAAACGCTCAGGGATATCTTTCTTGATTTTAATGCGAGGTATAAAGCGGCACCCAACATAGTACCATCAAACGGCCCGCATAAAAAGGCCGAAGTTATTGCCGCGCTGGAGGCAGTTATCCCCCAGATTAAAGAGATCATCAACACACAGGATCTGTTTGCCCTTTGTACAGATGTTGATGTACCCATGCTGGGCAAAATGACCCGGTTGGAGTGGCTGTACCTGGTATGCTACCACACCCAAAGGCACATTCACCAGTTAGAAAACATCAGGCAGGCTTTGTGA
- a CDS encoding MFS transporter produces MTKQHNKWLELAIVLSAPLLSVIDVFIINVAAPSIKKGVHATDAEIQLVIAGYLLGYAAFLITGGRAGDHFGRKKVFFWGMLAFTVASCLCGLSTTPLQLNITRFFQGLSASFMVLQTIAFIQILFTDVKERAKAIGMFGITLGVAAVTGQVLGGYLSDTHWTVAGWRLIFFINLPIGIATLWATYKYVNETKVNQGSKFDYSGIMILTLALFNLIFPLIEGREKGWPLWSIALLVSSVAVFIYFVRDQNKKLANNANPLIDMRVFRIKDFNIGLIAVLFHFMLHTSYLLLSAVYLQNGLKVSALDCGLYFILPGVLFTASSVMASKLIVRFGKRVLQVGVVILAAAFILQLLLLKPGAPASLIVLLMGTWGFGNGMVLPSLLNIALKSVPTEYAGAAAGIYSTFQQTASALGVSIIGGIFFYFAKDGWQAAYHSGIIAILVCTGLVGLMLYLLPEGKEYECFF; encoded by the coding sequence ATGACAAAGCAACATAATAAATGGTTAGAACTGGCTATCGTTCTCTCGGCGCCGCTTCTATCAGTAATAGATGTTTTTATAATTAACGTAGCAGCGCCATCCATTAAAAAAGGCGTGCACGCTACAGATGCCGAAATACAATTGGTTATTGCCGGTTATCTGCTGGGGTATGCTGCCTTCCTGATTACCGGCGGCAGGGCCGGCGACCACTTCGGGCGTAAAAAAGTATTTTTTTGGGGGATGCTGGCTTTCACTGTAGCTTCCTGCCTGTGCGGGCTATCAACAACGCCATTACAACTTAACATCACCCGCTTTTTTCAGGGACTGAGTGCCTCGTTTATGGTACTGCAAACCATCGCCTTTATCCAGATCCTGTTTACCGATGTTAAAGAGCGTGCCAAAGCCATAGGCATGTTTGGCATCACCCTGGGCGTAGCTGCTGTTACCGGGCAGGTATTAGGCGGTTATTTATCAGATACCCACTGGACTGTTGCGGGCTGGCGATTGATATTTTTTATTAACCTGCCCATAGGCATCGCCACACTATGGGCAACCTACAAATACGTTAACGAAACCAAGGTTAATCAGGGCAGCAAATTTGATTACTCGGGTATAATGATCCTTACGCTGGCTCTGTTTAACCTGATATTCCCTTTGATAGAAGGCCGCGAAAAAGGCTGGCCTTTATGGAGTATTGCATTGCTCGTTTCATCTGTAGCAGTATTTATATATTTTGTACGCGATCAAAACAAAAAACTGGCGAACAATGCCAACCCGCTTATTGATATGCGGGTTTTCAGGATCAAGGATTTCAATATCGGGCTTATCGCGGTGCTATTCCATTTTATGCTGCATACTTCGTACCTGCTGCTTAGTGCGGTTTACCTGCAAAACGGATTAAAGGTATCAGCGCTTGATTGTGGTTTGTATTTTATTTTGCCTGGGGTGTTGTTCACTGCCTCATCTGTAATGGCGTCTAAACTTATTGTGAGGTTTGGCAAACGCGTACTGCAGGTTGGCGTGGTTATTTTGGCGGCCGCATTTATTTTGCAGCTGCTATTATTAAAACCAGGAGCTCCGGCATCGCTTATTGTTTTACTGATGGGTACCTGGGGTTTTGGCAATGGCATGGTATTGCCATCGCTGCTCAATATCGCCCTTAAAAGCGTACCAACTGAATATGCCGGTGCGGCCGCGGGTATTTACTCTACTTTTCAGCAAACTGCTTCGGCATTGGGGGTGAGTATTATTGGTGGGATCTTTTTTTATTTTGCCAAAGATGGATGGCAGGCGGCTTATCACTCCGGCATTATTGCCATATTGGTTTGTACCGGGTTGGTAGGCTTGATGCTGTATTTACTACCGGAGGGTAAAGAGTACGAATGTTTTTTCTGA
- a CDS encoding Lrp/AsnC family transcriptional regulator, with translation MAAQTEQEKTALQLDQKDYEILRLIERNAKLTVREIAVKINLSPTPTHERIKRLEKWGAIKNYTAILDKRMLNKRIMVICMVTLREHSRKAGADFINAVLEFDEVIECYNISGDFDFMLKIVSESMDSYHSFFVNKLSEVKGIGHSKSTFVMDIIKETTFLL, from the coding sequence ATGGCAGCCCAAACAGAACAAGAAAAAACAGCCCTGCAGCTTGACCAAAAAGACTATGAAATTTTACGGCTTATAGAACGCAATGCCAAACTTACCGTGCGTGAAATTGCGGTTAAAATAAACCTGAGCCCTACCCCTACCCACGAGCGCATTAAACGCCTTGAAAAATGGGGCGCCATAAAAAATTATACCGCCATTTTAGATAAGCGCATGCTTAACAAACGCATTATGGTAATTTGTATGGTAACCCTGCGCGAACACAGCCGCAAAGCCGGCGCCGATTTTATTAATGCCGTATTGGAGTTTGACGAGGTGATTGAATGCTACAACATATCCGGCGATTTTGATTTTATGCTTAAAATAGTATCAGAAAGTATGGATAGCTATCACTCATTTTTTGTGAATAAACTAAGCGAGGTGAAAGGTATAGGCCATTCAAAAAGCACCTTTGTGATGGACATTATCAAGGAAACTACTTTTTTACTGTAA
- a CDS encoding helix-turn-helix domain-containing protein, giving the protein MTNQLPKIYLYRRLVQAKLFIDSNYHEAIDLDAIADEAYFSKFHFIRLFKGIYGKTPHQYLITVRIDNACLLLKKSIAVSEVCYAVGFDSVTSFSALFKKVTHYSPAAYQQSELKRQQEMQQIPLKYIPNCFAMEKDWLQNRNFQ; this is encoded by the coding sequence ATGACCAATCAGTTACCTAAAATATACCTTTACCGGCGTTTGGTGCAGGCCAAACTGTTCATCGACAGCAATTATCACGAAGCTATCGATCTGGATGCTATTGCCGATGAGGCTTATTTTTCCAAATTCCACTTTATCAGGTTGTTTAAAGGCATTTATGGCAAAACCCCGCACCAATACCTCATCACGGTGCGCATTGACAATGCCTGCCTGCTGTTAAAAAAGAGCATTGCAGTTAGCGAGGTTTGTTATGCCGTAGGCTTCGACAGCGTTACCTCATTCTCGGCGCTGTTTAAAAAAGTTACCCATTATTCGCCCGCTGCCTATCAGCAATCCGAGCTTAAACGCCAGCAGGAAATGCAGCAAATACCCCTCAAATATATCCCCAACTGTTTTGCCATGGAAAAGGACTGGCTGCAAAACCGCAATTTTCAATAA
- a CDS encoding VOC family protein codes for MITKLNHVSVFVLDQDSAYDFYVNKLGFKVNTDAPMGPGMRWLTVCPPEQPELEISLMLISAGMMFDEHSANQMRELVSRGTFGFGVFECNNLMATYEELKAKGVEFTKAPTKEFYGYEALFKDDSGNWFSLGEKKS; via the coding sequence ATGATAACCAAACTTAACCATGTTAGCGTATTTGTACTGGACCAGGACAGCGCTTACGATTTTTATGTAAACAAACTGGGCTTTAAAGTGAACACCGATGCACCCATGGGCCCCGGCATGCGCTGGCTTACCGTTTGCCCGCCCGAACAGCCCGAACTGGAAATTTCACTGATGCTGATTTCGGCCGGGATGATGTTCGATGAGCATTCGGCCAACCAAATGCGCGAGTTGGTAAGCCGCGGCACCTTCGGCTTCGGTGTGTTTGAGTGTAATAACTTAATGGCAACCTACGAAGAGCTGAAAGCCAAAGGCGTTGAATTTACAAAAGCTCCTACCAAAGAGTTTTATGGGTACGAAGCTTTGTTTAAAGATGATTCGGGTAACTGGTTTTCTCTGGGAGAAAAGAAAAGCTGA